From Spea bombifrons isolate aSpeBom1 chromosome 6, aSpeBom1.2.pri, whole genome shotgun sequence, a single genomic window includes:
- the THOC7 gene encoding THO complex subunit 7 homolog, whose product MGAVTDDEVIRKRLLIDGDGAGDDRRINLMVKSFLKWCNSGSQEDGYAQYQRMLSTLSQCEFSMGKTLLVHDMNLREMDNYEKIYTDIEKNIAAAHEKISECKKQILQAKRIRKNRQEYDALAKVIEHHPDRHETLQQLDALGKELQQLSHMKESVEDKLELRRKQFHVLLSTIHELQQTLEKDEKCADESQDSRMDTQPQ is encoded by the exons ATGGGAGCCGTCACGGACG ATGAAGTTATCCGCAAGCGGCTTTTGATTGACGGAGACGGCGCCGGAGACGACCGAAGAATTAACCTGATGGTAAAAAGCTTCCTGAAATGGTGCAATTCGGGATCCCAGGAAGATGG GTACGCTCAGTACCAGCGCATGCTCAGCACGTTGTCGCAGTGTGAATTTTCCATGGGGAAGACTCTTCTGGTGCACGATATGAACCTGCGCGAGATGGACAACTACGAGAAAATATACACCGACATAG AGAAAAACATCGCTGCGGCGCACGAAAAAATTTCTGAGTGCAAAAAGCAGATCCTGCAGGCCAAGCGCATCAGAAAGAATCGCCAAG AGTATGATGCGTTGGCGAAAGTGATAGAGCATCACCCGGACAGGCAtgaaacattaca ACAACTCGATGCTCTGGGGAAGGAGCTGCAGCAGCTGTCTCACATGAAAGAAAGCGTTGAAGATAAG ctgGAATTGAGAAGAAAGCAGTTTCATGTCCTACTTAGTACCATTCATGAGCTTCAACAAACCTTGGAaa AGGATGAAAAATGCGCAGATGAGTCTCAGGATTCACGGATGGACACGCAGCCCCAGTAG
- the ATXN7 gene encoding ataxin-7, translating to MSERAEDDVRGEQRRAAARQRRHGDRSAAAMAAGGERGSLPSPGAMLGQPWGNWLDAARLNGADDELDETSKESENKREAMRLSREDMPIFGLCPAHDEFYLVMCSHCNLVIKPQAFQSHYERRHSSSGRPPPTPPSTSTCSIYSTVAKNKTGGGGIGGSGGSSTRTSSGSSASSNSKLMKSPKEKMLQIGGNNRSIHPAQQSKAAQDRIMTPPVKVEKIHSNPKIDGMSKAAAGPNCSSTVTSSIKTGLNCPSIPKPPLPSPGQIPNGKGILSTPPFLEKKPDDTHSRKFLHKRLSDREFDPDIHCGVVDGETKKPCTRSLTCKTHSLGYRRAVQGRKKRFDVLLAEHKNKSREKEQLRHAEHQQPTAALREPNPAPSKSSQELHQTSHALSTPEANKAKLHNPSLPRAPSYPAQHSGNAPSDSPSVHESPHPVVSAAEPTSRLSSDEGEADDKEDLAEKLDCHYSDHHPRPAAFCSFGSRQIGRGYYVFDRRWDRMRCALNFMVDKHLNSQMWRKIPPASSSSATHTPHRTPANPPATAQNASGAGFLSPGSAPSCPPSATSPCTPLPHGTTLNSHPSALGAADPVNSMQSRQVSSSPSTPSVLSSSPISSKPQKLKSSKSLKPKEPPAGGANCGNAGSSSGKKRKNTPPPQQLAHPPSHSAETFRKNCVANSGSYPSPATTLSHCSSHAIGLNAANSRTNSVSLKNDQSGRGPPAGNPAESIKRMSVVMNSSDSTLSLGPFVHQASEQTVAPHNSFPHSHSSLDKIVGKKRKCPVASGGINSKPSKIAKLPPVNNVHAKHNSVIPGTQALANNALRHQPKTRP from the exons ATGTCGGAGAGGGCCGAGGATGACGTCAGAGGGGAGCAGCGCCGAGCGGCGGCCAGGCAGCGGCGGCACGGAGACAGATCGGCGGCTGCAATGGCGGCCGGAGGGGAGCGCGGGTCCCTGCCCAGTCCCGGGGCCATGCTGGGGCAGCCCTGGGGCAACTGGCTCGATGCTGCCAGGCTCAACGGGGCCGACGACG AACTGGATGAAACTTCCAAGGAGTCCGAGAACAAGCGAGAAGCCATGAGACTGAGCAGAGAAG ATATGCCGATATTCGGCCTCTGCCCGGCCCACGATGAGTTCTACCTGGTCATGTGCAGTCATTGTAATCTGGTCATAAAACCGCAGGCATTTCAATCACATTACG AAAGAAGACATAGTTCCTCCGGCAGGCCGCCTCCGACGCCCCCATCCACGTCTACGTGTTCCATATATTCCACCgtggcaaaaaataaaacggGCGGCGGCGGTattggcggcagcggcggcagcagcacgCGCACGTCCAGCGGAAGCAGTGCCTCATCCAACTCCAAGTTAATGAAATCTCCCAAAGAAAAGATGCTGCAGATCGGTGGAAACAACAGGTCGATACATCCCGCCCAGCAAAGCAAAGCTGCCCAGGATAGAAT AATGACGCCGCCGGTTAAAGTGGAAAAGATACATTCGAATCCAAAGATCGATGGGATGTCGAAGGCTGCTGCTGGTCCGAACTGTTCTTCTACTGTGACTTCCTCAATAAAGACTGGCCTTAACTGTCCATCGATACCAAAGCCACCCCTGCCTTCCCCTGGACAAATACCAAATGGTAAAGGGATTCTCTCGACTCCTCCGTTTTTGGAAAAGAAACCGGATGATACCCACAGCCGGAAATTTTTACACAAGAGATTGTCGG ATCGAGAGTTTGACCCCGATATACACTGTGGTGTCGTCGACGGAGAAACCAAGAAGCCCTGTACGAGGTCCTTAACGTGCAAG ACACATTCCTTAGGCTACCGGAGAGCAGTACAAGGGCGCAAGAAACGTTTCGATGTGTTGTTAGCGgagcacaaaaacaaaagcaggGAAAAGGAACAGCTACGTCACGCAGAACATCAGCAGCCGACGGCTGCGCTCAGGGAACCAAATCCCGCACCCTCGAAATCTTCCCAGGAACTGCACCAAACCTCCCATGCACTTAGTACTCCGGAAGCGAATAAGGCCAAGCTCCACAACCCCAGTCTTCCAAG GGCTCCAAGCTATCCGGCGCAGCACAGCGGAAACGCTCCGAGCGACTCTCCCTCCGTGCACGAGTCTCCCCACCCGGTGGTCTCCGCCGCTGAGCCCACCTCTAGGTTATCCAGCGACGAAGGGGAGGCGGACGACAAAGAGGACCTCGCCGAGAAACTGGACTGTCATTACTCAGACCACCATCCGCGGCCGGCAGCC TTCTGCTCCTTCGGCAGCCGACAGATTGGAAGGGGGTATTACGTGTTCGACAGACGGTGGGACCGCATGCGATGTGCGCTCAACTTCATGGTGGACAAACATCTTAACTCTCAGATGTGGAG GAAAATTCCTCCTGCGTCTAGTAGTTCAGCAACGCATACTCCACACCGGACCCCCGCGAACCCACCGGCTACTGCCCAGAACGCCAGCGGCGCGGGTTTCCTCTCTCCCGGATCGGCGCCCTCCTGTCCTCCGTCAGCGACCTCTCCCTGCACGCCTCTTCCTCACGGAACCACGCTAAACTCTCACCCGTCGGCTCTGGGCGCGGCGGACCCGGTCAACAGTATGCAATCCAGACAAGTGTCTTCTTCACCATCCACACCGTCAGTGCTTTCCTCGTCCCCCATCTCCAGCAAACCTCAGAAATTAAAATCCAGCAAATCTCTGAAACCCAAGGAACCGCCAGCCGGCGGCGCAAACTGCGGCAATGCCGGAAGCAGCTcaggaaagaaaaggaaaaacaccCCGCCGCCCCAGCAGCTCGCCCACCCTCCTTCCCATTCCGCGGAGACTTTTAGGAAAAACTGTGTCGCCAACTCCGGGAGTTACCCCTCTCCCGCCACGACGTTATCCCACTGCAGCTCGCACGCCATCGGCCTCAACGCCGCCAACAGCAGAACCAACTCCGTGAGTCTTAAAAACGACCAATCAGGGAGGGGCCCTCCGGCCGGGAACCCCGCGGAGTCCATCAAGAGAATGAGCGTGGTGATGAACAGCAGCGACTCCACGCTTTCGCTCGGGCCGTTCGTTCACCAAGCGAGCGAGCAGACTGTGGCGCCGCACAATAGCTTCCCCCACTCGCACTCGTCCCTGGACAAGATCGTGGGCAAGAAACGCAAGTGTCCGGTGGCCTCGGGCGGCATTAACAGCAAACCCAGCAAGATCGCCAAACTGCCGCCGGTGAACAACGTCCACGCGAAACACAACAGCGTCATTCCGGGAACGCAGGCCCTGGCGAATAACGCGCTTCGCCATCAG ccAAAGACACGTCCCTGA
- the PSMD6 gene encoding 26S proteasome non-ATPase regulatory subunit 6 encodes MPLENLEEEGLPKNPDLRIAQLKFLLTHPEHRGDSHIRAELMEAITRNNMAPYYEGLCKQVDWQTDTDLLNKMKKANEEELKRLDDELEDAEKNLGESEIRDAMMARAEYLCRIGDKEGALTAFRKTYDKTVALGHRLDIVFYLLRIGLFYMDSDLITRNTEKARSLIEEGGDWDRRNRLKVYQGLYCVAIRDFKQAAELFLDTVSTFTSYELMDYKTFVTYTVYVSMIALDRPDLREKVIKGAEILEVLHSLPTVRQYLFSLYECRYGVFFQSLAIVEQEMKKDWLFAPHYRYYVREMRIQAYSQLLESYRSLTLGYMAEAFGVGVEFIDQELSRFIAAGRLHCKIDKVNEIVETNRPDSKNWQYQETIKKGDLLLNRVQKLSRVINM; translated from the exons ATGCCGCTGGAGAACCTGGAGGAGGAGGGTTTGCCCAAGAACCCCGACCTCCGCATCGCGCAGCTTAAGTTCCTTCTCACCCACCCCGAGCACCGCGGGGACAGCCACATCCGGGCCGAGCTCATGGAGGCCATCACCCGCAACA ACATGGCGCCGTATTACGAGGGTCTTTGCAAACAGGTcgactggcagacagacacggACTTGCTGAACAAAATGAAGAAAGCCAACGAGGAGGAGCTGAAGAGGTTGGACGACGAACTCGAGGACGCTGAGAAGAACTTGGGCGAGAGCGAGATCCGAGATGCCATGATGGCGCGGGCTGAGTACCTGTGTAGGATCGGCGACAAG GAGGGAGCTCTGACAGCTTTCAGAAAGACCTACGATAAGACCGTGGCTCTGGGGCACCGCCTGGACATAGTCTTCTACCTGTTGAGGATTGGATTATTTTACATGGACAGTGACCTCATTACACGGAACACGGAGAAAGCCAGGAG CCTCATCGAGGAAGGGGGTGATTGGGACCGGAGGAACCGCTTGAAAGTGTACCAGGGCCTGTACTGCGTGGCCATCAGAGACTTCAAGCAAGCAGCCGAACTCTTCCTCGATACGGTGTCCACGTTTACGTCCTACGAGCTGATGGATTATAAGACCTTTGTCACTTATACAGTATACGTTAGCATGATTGCCCTCGACCGGCCAGACCTAAGGGAGAAG gttaTTAAAGGTGCAGAGATCCTGGAAGTTCTGCACAGCTTACCCACAGTCCGCCAGTATCTCTTCTCGCTGTATGAATGTCGCTACGGGGTTTTCTTCCAGTCTCTGG caATTGTTGAacaggaaatgaaaaaagactGGCTGTTTGCGCCTCATTACCGTTACTACGTGCGGGAGATGCGGATCCAGGCGTACAGTCAGCTGTTGGAGTCCTACCGCTCGCTGACGCTGGGCTACATGGCGGAGGCCTTCGGAGTTGGCGTGGAGTTCATAGATCA GGAACTTTCAAGGTTTATTGCAGCTGGGAGACTTCATTGCAAGATAGATAAGGTTAATGAAATTGTAGAGACAAACAG ACCTGATAGCAAAAACTGGCAATATCAAGAAACCATAAAGAAAGGAGATCTGTTACTGAATCGCGTTCAGAAACTCTCCCGAGTAATCAACATGTGA